The following proteins come from a genomic window of Gallus gallus isolate bGalGal1 chromosome 22, bGalGal1.mat.broiler.GRCg7b, whole genome shotgun sequence:
- the GOLGA7 gene encoding golgin subfamily A member 7 isoform X1: MRPQQAPVSGKVFIQRDYSGGTRCQFQSKFPAELENRIDRQQFEETVRTLNNLYAEAEKLGGQSYLEGCLACLTAYTIFLCMETHYEKVLKKIAKFIQEQNEKIYAPQGLLLTDPIERGLRVIEITIYEDRGMSSGR; the protein is encoded by the exons ATGAGGCCGCAGCAAGCGCCCGTGTCGGGCAAAGTGTTCATCCAGCGTGACTACAGTGGTGGGACACGCTGCCAGTTCCAGAGCAAGTTCCCGGCCGAGCTGGAGAACCGG ATTGATAGGCAGCAGTTTGAAGAGACTGTCCGAACGCTGAATAACCTTTATGCTGAAGCTGAGAAACTTGGGGGCCAATCCTACCTTGAAGGGTGTCTGGCCTGTCTGACTGCCTATACTATCTTCTTGTGCATGGAAACACATTATGAGAAG GTTCTAAAGAAAATTGCCAAGTTCATTCAGGAACAGAATGAGAAGATCTATGCTCCTCAGGGCCTCCTTCTGACCGACCCCATTGAAAGAGGACTAAGAGTT ATTGAAATTACCATTTATGAAGACAGAGGCATGAGCAGTGGAAGATAA
- the GINS4 gene encoding DNA replication complex GINS protein SLD5: MAAAGGEEPDSDDGSEELVLTPLQLIRSLEQAWLNEKFAPELLESKPEIIECVVEQLDHMEANLKRAKKGDLKVSVHRMEIERIRYVLSSYLRCRLAKIEKFFPHVLEKEKSRAKGEPSILSPEEFAFAKEYMANTETYLKNVALKHMPPNLQKVALLKSVPKPNLDSFVFLRVLKRQENILVEPETDEQREYTIDLEEGSQHLIRYKTIAPLVASGAVQLI; this comes from the exons ATGGCGGCAGCGGGCGGTGAGGAGCCGGACTCGGACGACGGCAGCGAGGAGCTGGTACTCACTCCATTACAGCTCATCCGCAGCCTGGAACAG GCCTGGCTGAACGAGAAATTTGCCCCCGAGCTGCTGGAGAGCAAGCCTGAGATCATTGAGTGTGTGGTGGAGCAGCTGGACCACATG gagGCAAACCTAAAACGGGCAAAGAAAGGAGACTTGAAGGTCAGCGTCCACCGCATGGAGATTGAAAGGATCCGTTATGTGCTCAGTAGTTACTTGCGGTGTAGACTCGCGAAG ATAGAGAAGTTTTTCCCACAtgtgctggagaaggagaaatctCGAGCCAAAGGAGAGCCTTCCATTCTATCACCAGAGGAGTTTGCCTTTGCTAAGGA gtacATGGCAAACACCGAGACTTATCTGAAAAATGTGGCCCTAAAGCACATGCCGCCCAACCTGCAGAAAGTGGCCCTCTTAAAATCAG TCCCGAAACCCAACCTGGACTCTTTCGTGTTCTTGAGAGTGCTGAAGAGGCAGGAGAACATCCTGGTTGAGCCAGAGACTGATGAGCAGAG AGAGTACACCATTGATCTGGAGGAGGGCTCACAGCACCTGATCCGGTACAAGACCATTGCCCCGCTGGTGGCCTCAGGAGCAGTGCAGCTCATCTGA
- the PPP1RL gene encoding Protein phosphatase 1 regulatory subunit, whose product MPVDLAMRLCLGHSPPIRKLLNSYEELRGSRGRKPLRSCLNLKQSTDHEPEWRESTKSSKSQKKKRVVFADMKGLSLTAVRFFSKIEEDLCDLQHALSDLTCFRPRLRDSHSEVCRYVLDFPQPSADYATFRSRLLSNLVCLESCLIQDHALSGTVKVRNIEYEKKVLVRITFDGWKSFRDVSCQYMHSTYGSADMDTFSFELSLPKPSSSCKATEFCISFRCGQKTHWDNNQGKNYKIYHVGVTRSPSHAVKSAKGAREHLGTSRAAALVLSHLQSWRHSEPQAPYW is encoded by the coding sequence ATGCCTGTGGACCTGGCCATGCGGCTCTGCCTGGGCCACTCACCCCCTATTCGCAAGCTGCTGAATTCCTATGAGGAGCTCCGGGGCAGCCGGGGACGCAAACCCCTCCGCTCGTGTCTGAACCTGAAGCAGAGCACAGATCATGAGCCTGAGTGGAGAGAGAGCACCAAGAGCTCCAAAAGTCAGAAGAAGAAGAGGGTGGTGTTTGCTGACATGAAGGGGCTCTCGCTGACAGCTGTCCGATTCTTCTCAAAGATTGAGGAGGACCTCTGTGATTTGCAGCATGCTCTGTCAGACCTCACCTGCTTCCGGCCCAGGCTCCGGGACTCGCACTCAGAAGTGTGCAGGTATGTGCTGGACTTCCCACAACCCTCTGCAGACTATGCAACCTTCCGCAGCCGCCTGCTCAGCAACCTGGTCTGCCTGGAGAGCTGCCTGATCCAGGACCATGCCCTGTCTGGGACAGTGAAGGTCAGAAACATTGAGTATGAGAAGAAAGTCCTCGTCCGCATCACCTTTGATGGCTGGAAGAGTTTCCGAGACGTCTCCTGCCAGTACATGCATAGCACATATGGCTCAGCAGACATGGACACCTTCTCCTTTGAGCTCTCCCTTCCCAAGCcctccagctcctgcaaggcCACAGAGTTCTGCATCTCCTTCCGCTGTGGGCAGAAGACCCACTGGGACAACAACCAGGGGAAGAACTACAAGATCTACCATGTGGGTGTGACCCGCTCACCCTCCCATGCTGTGAAGAGTGCCAAGGGGGCCCGGGAACACCTTGGCACCTCCCGGGCTGCTGCCCTTGTCCTTTCTCACCTGCAGAGCTGGCGGCATTCAGAGCCCCAAGCCCCGTACTGGTAG